One segment of Brassica napus cultivar Da-Ae chromosome C3, Da-Ae, whole genome shotgun sequence DNA contains the following:
- the LOC106435914 gene encoding protein NRT1/ PTR FAMILY 4.1-like: MIQYKIELQDRYWYLIFRFLNKAKLNNNISATDVEETRTFLALLPIFASTIVMNCCLAQLSTYSVQQGMLMNKKLTQSFEVPPASLNAIALLLLLFSIAFYELFGKRISSSNNERSTSFNLKRIGAGLALTSVSMAIASIVEAKRKHEAVHNNIKISVFWLEFLYVLLSFSDMLTLGGMLEFFYRESPASMKTISTALGWFSTSLGFFLSSLLVDVTKAVTGWLDGKDANGSRLELFYAVLCVLNTLNLFNYIFWAKRY, encoded by the coding sequence ATGATTCAGTACAAAATAGAGCTTCAAGACCGTTATTGGTATTTGATTTTCAGGTTTTTAAATAAAGCGAAGCTCAACAATAATATCTCAGCAACAGATGTTGAAGAAACAAGAACGTTTCTAGCTCTCCTACCAATTTTTGCGAGCACAATTGTAATGAACTGTTGCTTAGCACAACTATCAACCTACTCCGTACAACAAGGCATGTTGATGAACAAAAAACTCACGCAGTCCTTCGAGGTTCCTCCCGCTTCTCTCAACGCTATTGCTCTCTTACTTTTGCTCTTTTCTATAGCTTTCTACGAACTATTTGGGAAAAGAATCTCATCAAGCAATAACGAAAGGTCAACGAGCTTCAATTTGAAACGCATAGGAGCAGGCCTAGCTCTCACCTCTGTTTCAATGGCGATAGCATCCATCGTGGAGGCCAAGAGAAAACACGAGGCGGTTCACAACAACATCAAAATCTCTGTGTTCTGGTTAGAGTTTCTGTATGTCTTGCTGAGTTTCTCGGATATGTTGACTCTTGGAGGAATGTTAGAGTTCTTCTATAGAGAATCTCCGGCGAGTATGAAGACCATCAGCACGGCGTTGGGGTGGTTCTCTACCTCATTAGGTTTCTTCCTAAGTTCGCTTCTTGTGGATGTCACTAAAGCGGTCACGGGATGGCTCGACGGAAAAGATGCTAACGGCTCCAGGCTCGAGCTGTTCTATGCGGTCCTGTGTGTTCTTAATACCCTTaatctttttaattatattttctgggCGAAAAGatattaa
- the LOC106435913 gene encoding LOW QUALITY PROTEIN: 70 kDa peptidyl-prolyl isomerase-like (The sequence of the model RefSeq protein was modified relative to this genomic sequence to represent the inferred CDS: inserted 2 bases in 1 codon) → MDYTPLKRYGSLWERNTIECQQRESWIYNAVQGMSKGKKSMTEYLGDVKGVCDQLDSIDCALSEQEMIYGALAGLGKEYESICTVIEHSMNSVNEMSFEDAVFKLITFDDKVKVLNNQPEPSPHLAFHAGRGYSSLGRGGNSNRGGYRGCGNYSTHGRGFSQQFTGSSGTRPTCQICGRYGHSVACCYNRFDQDYDSPDTIHNALTTMRLSDQERQSGAEWYPDSAASAHITNDPNQLTSSAPYLGNDQVIVGNGDFLPITHVGSVALQTTQVTLPLEDVLSSSQIEDFEMPPVGGMNDDDEMDFGDDASFLKPGEEKEIQQGLKKKLVKEGEGFETPENGDEVEVHYTGTLLDGTKFDSSRDRGTPFKFTLGQGQAIKGWDISIKTMKKGENAVFTIPSELAYGESGSPPTIPANATLQFDVELLSWSSVKDICKDGGVLKKIVAAGEKWETPKDLDEVLVKYEAKLEDGTVVGKSDGVEFTXKDGYFCPALSKAVKTMKKAEKVLLTVKPQYGFGEKGKPAFGGEGALPPNATLEIELELISWKTVSEVTDGNKVIKKILKQGEGCERPNDGAELLSWSSVKDICKDGGVFKKIVAAGEKWEMPKDLDEVLVKYEAKLEDGTVVGKSDGVEFTVKDGYFCPAFAKAVKTMKKAEKILLTVKPQYGFGEKGKPASGGETAVPPNATLEIELELLSWKTVPEVNDDNKVIKDLDEVLGDYQEREVYLAVYSVFQKYGTSSEPQVKQILVDLRSELGISEDVSSKLENEKKPKNEDTDPNPLYDLMSALVEEKTSETSEERERKKRSEQVYKVLMAAVKRCTKKDAEQAYFNTLNVMSSKCTPLTKKSEDILINLSKEWKIEKDTHNKFLVRIKRAKSFCPLSKSSQAQAKKNACSICKRQDFFSRRDLAKHERTCREIEKKQMCQDVFDRVVRKPRTPRVVVARPGKEKESKDVPSCQVSPTDDCCIVERNHDPVQDNIWLQGDPGFPFQET, encoded by the exons ATGGACTACACTCCGCTCAAGAGGTATGGTTCACTCTGGGAAAGAAATACTATCGAGTGTCAGCAACGAGAAAGCTGGATCTACAACGCAGTTCAAGGTATGTCGAAAGGAAAGAAGTCTATGACTGAGTATCTAGGTGATGTGAAAGGCGTTTGTGATCAGTTAGACTCAATAGACTGTGCTTTGTCTGAACAAGAAATGATATATGGTGCGTTAGCTGGTCTTGGAAAGGAGTATGAATCTATATGTACTGTGATTGAGCATTCCATGAATTCTGTTAATGAGATGAGTTTTGAGGATGCTGTGTTCAAGCTCATAACTTTTGATGACAAGGTGAAGGTTCTCAACAATCAGCCAGAACCAAGCCCTCACCTTGCCTTTCATGCTGGACGTGGTTATTCTTCACTTGGTCGTGGAGGTAATAGCAACAGGGGAGGCTACAGAGGATGTGGCAACTACTCCACTCATGGTCGAGGCTTCAGTCAACAGTTCACTGGATCTTCTGGAACAAGACCAACCTGTCAGATATGTGGTCGTTATGGTCACTCCGTCGCTTGCTGTTACAATCGGTTTGATCAGGACTATGACAGTCCAGATACAATTCACAATGCTCTTACAACAATGCGGCTGTCTGATCAAGAACGACAGTCAGGTGCTGAGTGGTATCCAGATTCAGCTGCATCAGCTCACATCACCAACGATCCAAATCAGCTCACCTCCTCTGCTCCCTACCTTGGTAATGATCAAGTTATCGTCGGTAATGGAGACTTCCTCCCTATCACTCATGTTGGGTCCGTAGCTTTGCAAACAACGCAAGTTACTTTACCTCTTGAGGATGTCTTG TCATCTTCTCAAATAGAAGATTTCGAGATGCCTCCGGTCGGTGGAATGAACGACGACGACGAAATGGATTTCGGTGACGACGCCTCCTTCCTCAAACCCGGTGAGGAGAAGGAGATCCAGCAAGGTTTGAAGAAGAAACTCGTCAAGGAAGGCGAAGGATTCGAGACTCCTGAGAACGGCGATGAAGTTGAAG TGCACTACACTGGTACTTTGCTCGATGGGACCAAGTTCGATTCCAGCCGTGACAGAGGAACGCCTTTCAAATTCACCCTCGGACAAG GTCAGGCTATTAAAGGATGGGATATTAGTATTAAGACTATGAAGAAAGGCGAAAACGCTGTATTCACCATCCCTTCGGAGCTGGCTTATGGTGAATCTGGTTCGCCACCGACCATCCCTGCTAATGCCACGCTTCAGTTTGATGTGGAGTTGCTTTCTTGGTCTAGTGTCAAGGACATATGCAAAGATGGAGGCGTTTTAAAGAAGATTGTTGCTGCGGGGGAGAAGTGGGAAACTCCAAAGGATCTCGATGAAGTTCTTG TTAAGTATGAGGCTAAGCTTGAGGATGGTACGGTTGTTGGAAAATCTGATGGTGTTGAGTTCAC TAAAGACG GTTACTTCTGCCCTGCACTTTCTAAGGCTGTGAAAACCATgaagaaggcagagaaggttcTTCTGACAGTCAAACCACAAT ATGGTTTCGGGGAGAAGGGTAAGCCAGCCTTTGGGGGTGAAGGAGCACTTCCTCCAAATGCGACGCTTGAGATCGAGCTGGAGTTAATTTCCTGGAAGACAGTTTCTGAGGTGACTGATGGTAACAAGGTCATCAAGAAAATCTTGAAACAAGGGGAAGGTTGTGAGCGTCCCAACGACGGGGCGGAGTTGCTTTCTTGGTCTAGTGTCAAGGACATATGCAAAGATGGTGGTGTGTTTAAGAAGATTGTTGCTGCGGGGGAGAAGTGGGAAATGCCAAAGGATCTCGATGAAGTTCTCG TTAAGTATGAGGCTAAGCTCGAGGATGGTACGGTTGTTGGGAAATCTGATGGTGTTGAGTTCACTGTTAAAGACG GTTACTTCTGTCCTGCATTTGCTAAGGCTGTGAAAACCATGAAGAAGGCAGAGAAGATTCTTCTGACTGTTAAACCACAAT ATGGGTTTGGGGAGAAGGGCAAGCCAGCTTCTGGTGGTGAAACTGCGGTTCCTCCAAACGCGACCCTTGAGATCGAACTGGAGTTACTTTCCTGGAAGACAGTTCCTGAAGTGAATGATGATAACAAGGTCATCAAGGATCTCGATGAAGTTCTCG GTGATTATCAAGAAAGAGAGGTATATTTGGCCGTATACAGTGTCTTTCAAAAATATGGTACGTCATCAGAGCCACAAGTTAAGCAGATCCTCGTAGATCTCAGATCTGAACTTGGCATCTCTGAAGATGTATCCTCCAAACTTGAGAATGAGAAGAAGCCCAAGAACGAGGATACAGATCCAAACCCACTTTATGATTTAATGTCTGCGTTAGTGGAAGAGAAGACTTCAGAAACTTCTGAAGAacgagaaagaaagaaaag GAGTGAGCAGGTTTACAAGGTACTGATGGCTGCTGTTAAaagg TGTACGAAGAAGGATGCAGAACAGGCTTACTTCAACACTCTCAATGTTATGAGTTCAAAATGTACTCCTCTCACCAAA AAGAGTGAAGATATACTGATCAACCTGTCCAAGGAATGGAAAATCGAAAAGGACACTCACAACAAATTTCTTGTTCGAATCAAAAGGGCTAAAAGTTTCTGTCCCCTAAG CAAATCCTCACAAGCACAAGCAAAGAAAAATGCATGCTCCATTTGCAAAAGGCAGGATTTTTTCAGTCGGAGAGACTTAGCGAAGCATGAGAGGACATGTCGTGAGATAGAAAAGAAGCAAATGTGTCAGGACGTCTTCGATCGTGTTGTGAGGAAACCAAGAACGCCCAGAGTTGTGGTTGCAAGACCTGGAAAAGAAAAGGAATCCAAAGATGTCCCAAGCTGCCAAGTTTCTCCGACTGATGATTGCTGTATCGTCGAACGCAACCAT GATCCTGTACAAGACAACATCTGGCTACAAGGTGATCCTGGTTTCCCATTCCAAGAGACCTGA
- the LOC111203716 gene encoding putative F-box protein At3g25460 has product MSEVTSSVKISRCGDKESKAVLGYGQVSQECGAIDECCWVERRTIQIQDNIWLEGDPGFPILEQCFPKLRTLENTVDKKYGLCYTKKRTRNRMMMSDLPDDLLEAILCRIEATSLKRLQSTCKRWNHLINNRRFTIKHLEKAAKQSLSLMLNANGVYSVSINLPRSSPVEVTEKIDLIYPHSSLDERMISEYCHTDGLLLCVCVNDVFGFSNMSNEDARFVVWNPCTGETKSIQPRYPSTLSHTYSLGSYKNKKSNDISYKILSHTGCGKNQEFDIYDVSSNSWRTLDVTLDCKFEFFSNVSLKGKTYWFASDEKEKQLGIFLVSFDYTTETFGRLSLPYQHPSYQTMSLSVVGEENLSVLLQHKISSKTEIWVTNKIGETKVVSWIKVLAVDLKPGLDTYHCISFLVDVEKKVLVYSAFVVGKNEHVEYIVGEDNEVREVALGIEYIPFFLNYVPSLTQIELHANLCI; this is encoded by the exons ATGTCAGAAGTAACATCCAGCGTTAAAATTTCACGATGTGGGGATAAAGAATCCAAAGCTGTCCTAGGCTATGGGCAAGTTTCTCAGGAGTGCGGTGCGATTGATGAGTGCTGTTGGGTTGAACGCAGAACT ATTCAGATACAAGATAACATATGGCTTGAAGGAGATCCTGGCTTCCCAATACTAGAACAATGCTTCCCAAAACTAAGGACACTGGAGAATACGGTTGACAAAAAATACGGATTGTGTTACACCAAGAAGAGGACACGCAACAGAATGATGATGTCTGATCTACCAGATGATTTGTTAGAGGCGATACTATGTCGCATTGAGGCTACATCTCTGAAACGGTTACAATCTACTTGCAAACGATGGAACCATTTAATCAACAATAGGAGATTCACAATAAAACACTTGGAAAAAGCTGCAAAGCAGTCTCTGAGTCTCATGTTGAATGCGAATGGGGTGTACTCGGTGAGCATCAACCTCCCTAGATCTTCACCTGTAGAGGTCACAGAAAAAATTGACCTGATCTATCCTCATTCAAGTTTAGATGAACGCATGATCTCTGAATACTGTCACACTGACGGCTTATTGTTATGCGTCTGCGTTAACGATGTGTTTGGTTTCTCTAACATGTCTAATGAAGATGCTAGGTTTGTGGTATGGAACCCGTGTACTGGTGAAACCAAGAGCATCCAACCCAGATATCCTTCCACGCTAAGCCACACCTATTCTCTTGGAtcctacaaaaacaaaaaatccaaCGATATTAGCTACAAAATATTGAGCCACACGGGTTGTGGCAAAAACCAAGAATTCGATATCTACGATGTTAGCTCTAATTCATGGAGGACTCTCGATGTCACTTTGGACTGCAAGTTTGAGTTCTTTAGTAACGTGTCTTTGAAGGGAAAGACTTATTGGTTTGCATCAGATGAAAAAGAGAAACAGCTCGGCATATTCTTAGTCAGTTTTGACTATACAACTGAAACATTTGGACGTCTTAGTCTTCCCTATCAGCATCCTAGCTATCAAACAATGTCTCTATCTGTTGTTGGAGAAGAGAATCTTTCCGTGTTATTACAACACAAAATTTCATCGAAGACAGAGATTTGGGTGACAAATAAGATTGGTGAGACTAAAGTGGTGTCGTGGATCAAGGTCTTAGCAGTCGATTTAAAGCCTGGGCTTGATACTTATCATTGCATAAGTTTCTTGGTGGATGTCGAGAAGAAAGTCCTAGTGTATAGTGCATTCGTGGTAGGAAAAAACGAACACGTGGAATACATCGTCGGGGAGGACAATGAAGTTAGGGAAGTGGCCCTTGGAATCGagtatattccattttttctgaaTTACGTTCCAAGTTTGACACAAATCGAGCTACACGCAAACCTTTGTATTTAG